The Deltaproteobacteria bacterium genome window below encodes:
- a CDS encoding response regulator, producing the protein MSLLGNLEDLGLGDILQIVSLSKKSGVLLLTARNRSGQVMFKEGRVVCATVSTIAGDLTELLVRSGGVPEATAKDARQVWDDLNHTQPLRQVLQKTYKVSPALIDDAIREHIQSVTTELFTWTDGEFNFDLLDVDDVISRLPPAQRELVVTEGISPQFLAMEAARLMDESAGGTTGPAGAAAAPELGRVIPMKRPAVPPVPVTPSRPTPPAPAPAAPAASSTPAAPPAKVALPPLRSHVPVIVADDDKLTLNALAASLRLRGFETHPADSVEGARTLVNEFESRGQFYIVLADLLMPRSDGAGILGGIELLEFVRAQPVPRPAVLFSDYENASAQQKAVELGASEFLHKPRKAEITRGAQSDAIVKFVAVLEPRLARWIEEETGQPLPPLAAAPEPAPPPAQPPAQPAVPPSVPAKAPASPDSLRDIGGEIAEEIGAEFKPAQKASSAGLSMLRQMSQELNNPESNIEITLLILRFAAELMSRAVIFLVTDRDIRGLGQFGLEVPGVNATRMVRSTLIPLKEPGALAEVAQSKTTYKGPLQPGKWNDYLVRQFGGFPVPEAFISPIVSRNRCVALLYGDNAPEELPTGETEALEIFLVQAGMAMDRAVLERKLGELARAVPRSKG; encoded by the coding sequence ATGAGCCTGCTCGGAAACCTGGAAGACCTCGGTCTGGGAGACATCCTCCAGATCGTCAGCCTCTCGAAAAAGAGCGGCGTGCTGCTGCTCACGGCGCGCAACCGCAGCGGGCAGGTCATGTTCAAGGAGGGGCGGGTCGTCTGCGCCACGGTCAGCACGATCGCCGGGGATCTGACCGAACTGCTGGTCCGGTCCGGCGGGGTGCCCGAGGCCACCGCGAAGGACGCCCGGCAGGTCTGGGACGACCTCAACCACACCCAGCCCCTCCGGCAGGTTCTCCAGAAAACCTACAAGGTCAGCCCCGCGCTCATTGACGACGCGATCCGCGAGCACATCCAGTCGGTCACGACGGAGCTGTTCACCTGGACCGACGGCGAGTTCAACTTCGACCTGCTCGACGTGGACGACGTCATCTCGCGCCTCCCCCCGGCGCAGCGCGAGCTGGTCGTGACCGAGGGGATCAGCCCGCAGTTCCTGGCGATGGAGGCGGCCCGCCTGATGGACGAGAGCGCCGGCGGGACGACCGGCCCCGCGGGCGCGGCCGCCGCACCGGAGCTTGGCCGGGTGATTCCGATGAAGCGCCCGGCCGTTCCGCCCGTTCCGGTCACGCCGTCCCGGCCCACCCCGCCTGCTCCCGCCCCGGCCGCTCCGGCCGCATCTTCCACTCCGGCTGCGCCCCCCGCGAAGGTGGCCCTGCCGCCGCTCCGCAGCCATGTGCCGGTGATCGTCGCGGACGACGACAAGCTGACGCTGAATGCGCTGGCCGCCTCGCTGCGCCTGCGCGGCTTCGAGACGCACCCGGCCGATTCGGTCGAGGGGGCACGGACGCTGGTCAACGAGTTCGAATCGCGGGGCCAGTTCTACATCGTGCTGGCCGACCTGCTGATGCCGCGCAGCGACGGCGCGGGAATCCTGGGCGGCATCGAGCTGCTGGAGTTCGTCCGCGCCCAGCCGGTTCCGAGGCCCGCCGTGCTGTTTTCCGACTACGAGAACGCCAGCGCCCAGCAGAAGGCGGTGGAACTGGGCGCCAGCGAGTTCCTGCACAAGCCGCGCAAGGCGGAGATCACCAGGGGGGCGCAGTCGGATGCGATCGTGAAGTTCGTTGCGGTGCTGGAGCCCCGGCTCGCCCGGTGGATCGAGGAGGAAACCGGCCAGCCGCTTCCGCCGCTGGCCGCCGCGCCGGAACCGGCCCCGCCACCCGCACAGCCGCCTGCACAGCCAGCCGTGCCGCCGTCCGTGCCGGCGAAGGCCCCCGCGTCGCCGGACTCGCTGCGGGACATCGGCGGCGAGATCGCCGAGGAGATCGGCGCCGAGTTCAAGCCGGCCCAGAAGGCGTCAAGCGCCGGGCTCTCCATGCTCCGCCAGATGAGCCAGGAACTGAACAACCCGGAATCGAACATCGAGATCACGCTGCTCATCCTGCGGTTCGCCGCCGAGCTCATGTCGCGGGCGGTGATCTTCCTCGTGACCGACCGGGACATCCGGGGCCTCGGCCAGTTCGGGCTGGAGGTTCCGGGCGTCAACGCCACGCGCATGGTCCGCTCGACGCTGATCCCGCTGAAGGAGCCGGGCGCGCTGGCCGAGGTGGCGCAGTCGAAGACGACCTACAAGGGTCCGCTCCAGCCGGGCAAGTGGAACGACTACCTCGTCCGGCAGTTCGGCGGGTTTCCGGTGCCAGAGGCATTCATCTCCCCGATCGTGAGCCGGAACCGGTGCGTCGCCCTGCTCTACGGCGACAATGCCCCCGAAGAGCTGCCCACCGGCGAGACCGAGGCACTCGAAATCTTCCTCGTGCAGGCGGGGATGGCGATGGACCGCGCCGTGCTGGAGCGCAAGCTCGGCGAGCTGGCCCGCGCCGTGCCCCGGAGCAAGGGATAG
- a CDS encoding AAA family ATPase — MYEEFFQFTARPFSKTPDPGFLYESPGHAEALARLELAVEDRELALLLGDVGSGKTTLTRALIDRLGETVTPVLLTNPKLTPVQLLRIFGERLGLSPLPKNRMELQERLSDRLYQLHEQGKPVVLVIDEAQLIPGKATFDEIRLITNFQLDDTNLLTVILAGQPELAGRLARPAYEALAQRIGLTCRLGPLDRAETARYVAHRLQVAGAAKNPFTEEALNALHRFSAGVPRLLNSIAHGALIDAFSRDDTAVGPQHVESAARERIETRGPRGSSTGEVRH, encoded by the coding sequence TTGTACGAGGAGTTCTTCCAGTTCACGGCGCGGCCGTTTTCCAAGACGCCCGACCCCGGTTTTCTCTACGAGAGTCCGGGGCACGCCGAGGCGCTGGCGCGCCTCGAACTGGCCGTCGAGGACCGCGAGCTGGCGCTGCTGCTTGGCGACGTGGGCTCCGGCAAGACGACGCTCACCCGCGCCCTCATTGACCGGCTCGGCGAGACGGTGACGCCGGTGCTGCTCACCAACCCCAAGCTCACCCCCGTGCAGCTCCTTCGCATCTTCGGCGAGCGGCTCGGCCTCTCGCCGCTGCCCAAGAACCGCATGGAGCTCCAGGAGCGGCTCTCCGACCGGCTCTACCAGCTCCACGAGCAGGGAAAGCCGGTGGTGCTGGTGATTGACGAGGCGCAGCTCATCCCCGGCAAGGCGACCTTCGACGAGATCCGGCTCATCACGAACTTCCAGCTTGACGACACGAACCTGCTCACGGTGATCCTCGCCGGGCAGCCGGAACTGGCCGGGCGGCTGGCGCGGCCGGCCTATGAGGCGCTGGCCCAGCGGATCGGCCTCACCTGCCGGCTGGGGCCCCTCGACCGGGCCGAGACGGCCCGGTACGTGGCCCACCGGCTTCAGGTGGCCGGGGCGGCGAAAAACCCGTTCACCGAGGAAGCGCTGAACGCCCTGCACCGGTTCTCGGCTGGCGTCCCCCGGCTTCTGAACAGCATCGCCCACGGCGCGCTGATCGATGCCTTCTCCCGTGACGACACGGCGGTCGGCCCGCAGCACGTCGAGTCGGCCGCCCGCGAGCGGATCGAGACCCGCGGCCCCCGCGGCAGCTCCACCGGCGAGGTGCGCCACTGA
- a CDS encoding Crp/Fnr family transcriptional regulator: MSAQDDALFQRFGKVFPAGTTIFEEGAEGREMFVIQDGKVRISKKVRDVEKVLADIGPGAFFGEMSILLNKPRSAKAVVLTDSKLLVIEPKTFEAMLKGNAEIAIRLIKILADRLQEADEQIENLLLRDDSSRVVHFLTRQADKKGKPVEGGGRFIAGNKDLISAQTGTDPRHINDVLDKLVKGNLLKIQPDGFVVAETEKLRKFLEYLALKEQFGEFS; the protein is encoded by the coding sequence ATGAGTGCCCAGGACGACGCCCTGTTCCAACGATTCGGAAAGGTTTTCCCCGCCGGCACGACCATCTTCGAGGAAGGCGCCGAGGGGCGCGAGATGTTCGTGATCCAGGACGGCAAGGTCCGCATCTCCAAGAAGGTGCGCGACGTGGAGAAGGTGCTGGCCGACATCGGCCCCGGCGCGTTCTTCGGCGAGATGTCGATCCTCCTCAACAAGCCGCGCTCGGCGAAGGCAGTGGTGCTGACCGATTCGAAGCTGCTGGTGATCGAGCCCAAGACGTTCGAGGCGATGCTCAAGGGCAACGCCGAAATCGCCATCCGGCTCATCAAGATCCTCGCCGACCGGCTCCAGGAGGCCGACGAGCAGATCGAGAACCTGCTGCTGCGCGACGACTCCAGCCGCGTGGTCCACTTCCTCACCCGGCAGGCGGACAAGAAGGGCAAGCCCGTCGAGGGCGGCGGCCGCTTCATCGCCGGCAACAAGGATCTGATCTCCGCCCAGACCGGCACCGACCCCCGGCACATCAACGACGTGCTGGACAAGCTGGTGAAGGGCAACCTGCTGAAAATCCAGCCCGACGGATTTGTCGTCGCCGAGACGGAAAAGCTCCGGAAGTTCCTGGAGTACCTCGCGCTCAAGGAGCAGTTCGGGGAGTTTTCCTGA
- a CDS encoding purine-binding chemotaxis protein CheW, translating to MDILKARAKAKAKPAGKPEQPETAAASVTPPAAPPAAPEAPAPEAAARGKAPKAKRAAAPPPAEAPAAAGPEPAVTAAPAPTPPAKPAKAAAPAAEPEEAGIPDYPALDLPDLVELEADSGGGEDGQNYDEEEQFLHSYAAQATRVSGARKYLTFEVGPERYGLLLTDVRETIKLSQMTLVPRSPRYLAGLISLRGTMVPVIDLRHRLGLDAAPLTRQSRIVVCESAGHPVGFIVDRIHKVVDMTDADLQSAPANLTPEEQEVIEGVGRFRALLAATAPGRPGREAAQPRDSDAGGEEAQGPAWQVEFFTLLRVPALARIEFGGSGA from the coding sequence ATGGACATCCTGAAGGCGCGGGCCAAGGCGAAGGCGAAACCGGCCGGCAAGCCGGAACAGCCGGAGACGGCGGCGGCGTCCGTCACGCCACCTGCCGCGCCACCTGCCGCGCCGGAAGCACCCGCGCCCGAAGCCGCCGCCAGGGGCAAGGCACCGAAGGCCAAACGGGCGGCGGCACCACCACCAGCGGAAGCCCCGGCAGCCGCCGGGCCGGAACCTGCCGTCACGGCGGCACCGGCACCCACGCCGCCTGCCAAACCGGCGAAGGCCGCCGCTCCGGCGGCCGAACCGGAAGAAGCGGGAATACCGGACTACCCCGCGCTGGACCTTCCCGATCTCGTGGAGCTGGAAGCGGATAGCGGCGGCGGGGAAGACGGCCAGAACTACGACGAGGAGGAACAGTTCCTCCATTCGTACGCGGCGCAGGCGACGCGGGTGTCCGGGGCACGCAAATACCTCACCTTCGAGGTCGGACCGGAGCGGTATGGCCTGCTGCTCACCGACGTGCGCGAGACGATCAAGCTGTCTCAGATGACGCTCGTGCCGCGCTCGCCGCGATATCTGGCTGGCCTCATCTCGCTGCGCGGGACGATGGTTCCGGTGATTGATCTCCGGCACCGGCTGGGGCTCGATGCCGCGCCGCTCACCCGGCAAAGCCGCATCGTGGTTTGCGAGAGCGCCGGACACCCGGTGGGGTTCATCGTGGACCGTATCCACAAGGTCGTTGACATGACCGACGCCGATCTCCAGTCGGCCCCGGCGAACCTCACGCCGGAAGAGCAGGAGGTGATCGAGGGGGTGGGACGGTTCCGGGCCCTGCTCGCGGCGACCGCCCCCGGCCGCCCCGGCCGGGAGGCCGCGCAGCCCCGTGACAGCGACGCCGGCGGCGAGGAGGCCCAGGGCCCCGCCTGGCAGGTGGAGTTCTTCACGCTGCTCCGGGTCCCGGCGCTGGCACGGATCGAGTTCGGGGGGAGCGGCGCATGA
- a CDS encoding purine-binding chemotaxis protein CheW has translation MRPPPQQAARFSVGGTHFGLDIMQIKEIIEPQPVKPVPRAPRFIDGVIEVRGAVIPVLELSKRFGTSPAADPAEKRFIITSLAGKLLALGADSVTEIIRIDPQGWRPVPSLLRRPETRCITGVARSGRDLVMVLDLAGLLRSEDPLDLGGMQALVDEAGTQMEKEAGHP, from the coding sequence ATGAGGCCACCCCCCCAGCAGGCGGCCCGCTTCTCGGTGGGCGGAACGCATTTCGGCCTGGACATCATGCAGATCAAGGAGATCATCGAGCCGCAGCCGGTGAAGCCCGTGCCGCGTGCGCCACGGTTTATAGATGGGGTTATCGAAGTGCGCGGCGCGGTGATCCCGGTGCTGGAACTTTCAAAGCGGTTCGGAACCTCCCCGGCTGCCGATCCGGCCGAAAAACGGTTTATCATCACCTCGCTGGCAGGTAAGCTGCTCGCGCTCGGAGCCGACTCCGTGACGGAGATCATCCGCATTGACCCGCAGGGGTGGCGGCCGGTTCCGTCGCTGCTCAGGCGGCCCGAAACCCGGTGCATCACCGGCGTGGCCCGCTCCGGGCGCGACCTGGTGATGGTGCTGGACCTGGCGGGGCTCCTGCGGTCGGAAGACCCGCTGGACCTGGGCGGCATGCAGGCGCTGGTGGACGAGGCGGGAACGCAGATGGAGAAGGAGGCGGGACACCCATGA
- a CDS encoding chemotaxis protein CheA, which translates to MAKLSQEFVSEAEEILDELNRELFRLDGMASGEAFNPECVNSIFRGAHSLKGLAGMFGFSELQEFAHHLETLLDSLRLGRVALSKALVDALFRGAALMKSLVEARAAENALPDTAGLLAEVGRVLNAKPEQAQVSPAEQAGIDPAFTSTLSEYEEHRLNENLRTGNFVHKVTAVFELATFDTALGDLIEAAKTKGEIITTLPSGAASTADQIAFDVLVGTKISRDELATLVAKIPGAEVTTLGGGAAKPAAPAAGAGAGAPAATPATDDRATARSTAQTVRVHIGKLDYLMNIVGDLVIQRSELQRISDRLKREVEAGQLAIDFDKAIRNFTRRVNELQTGVMNTRLVPIGSVFERLATVIRQTSRSLGKDVRIEMSGVETELDKLIVEELSDPLMHIVRNAIDHGIELPAEREAAGKPPQGTIRLNAYPEGNKVIVQITDDGKGIDADRVHQKALDLGLVDPNQQLTNAEKLDLVFLPGLSTKTEVSDLSGRGVGMDVVKNNIAGLSGVIQIDSKPGKGTTFSLTLPITLAIIKALLVESRGHTYAVPIYSVIECVRVPAGRVTTIERRAVFELRERSVPLIDLGSYFRHEGEPATGPYDYVIVVGLAEQRLGIRVDTLAGQQDVVIKPLGDLLKKAPGIAGAAELGGQTTVLVLDIGRILSDVMTGGHGERAA; encoded by the coding sequence ATGGCGAAACTGTCGCAGGAGTTCGTCTCGGAGGCCGAGGAGATCCTCGACGAGCTGAACCGCGAGCTGTTCCGCCTGGACGGCATGGCGTCGGGCGAGGCGTTCAACCCCGAATGCGTGAACTCGATCTTCCGGGGCGCGCACTCGCTCAAGGGGCTCGCCGGCATGTTCGGCTTCTCCGAGCTCCAGGAGTTCGCCCACCATCTCGAAACCCTGCTGGACAGCCTCCGGCTGGGGCGCGTCGCCCTGTCGAAGGCGCTGGTGGACGCCCTGTTCCGGGGCGCGGCCCTGATGAAATCCCTCGTCGAGGCGCGGGCGGCCGAGAACGCCCTGCCCGACACGGCGGGGCTGCTGGCCGAGGTGGGCCGTGTCCTGAACGCGAAACCGGAGCAGGCGCAGGTGTCTCCGGCCGAGCAGGCGGGCATTGACCCGGCCTTCACCTCCACGCTGTCGGAATACGAGGAGCACCGGCTGAACGAGAACCTCCGGACGGGGAACTTCGTCCACAAGGTGACGGCGGTGTTCGAGCTGGCGACCTTCGACACCGCGCTCGGCGATCTGATCGAGGCGGCCAAGACAAAGGGCGAGATCATCACGACGCTTCCCTCCGGGGCGGCCTCCACCGCCGACCAGATCGCCTTCGACGTGCTCGTGGGAACGAAGATCAGCCGCGACGAGCTGGCGACGCTGGTGGCGAAGATACCGGGCGCGGAAGTGACGACGCTGGGCGGCGGCGCGGCGAAGCCCGCGGCTCCGGCCGCCGGAGCGGGCGCTGGAGCACCGGCTGCCACGCCTGCCACCGACGACCGGGCCACGGCCCGCAGCACCGCCCAGACCGTGCGCGTCCACATCGGCAAGCTCGACTACCTGATGAATATCGTGGGCGACCTGGTGATCCAGCGGTCGGAACTTCAGCGCATCTCAGACCGGCTGAAGCGGGAGGTCGAGGCGGGCCAGCTCGCCATTGATTTCGACAAGGCGATCCGCAACTTCACGCGGCGGGTGAACGAACTCCAGACCGGCGTGATGAACACGCGGCTCGTGCCGATCGGCTCGGTGTTCGAGCGGCTGGCGACGGTGATCCGCCAGACGTCCCGCTCGCTCGGCAAGGACGTGCGGATCGAGATGTCCGGCGTCGAGACGGAACTGGACAAGCTGATCGTCGAGGAGCTGTCCGACCCGCTCATGCACATCGTCCGCAACGCCATTGACCACGGGATCGAGCTTCCGGCCGAGCGCGAGGCCGCCGGCAAGCCGCCGCAGGGCACGATCCGCCTGAACGCCTACCCGGAGGGCAACAAGGTCATCGTGCAGATCACTGACGACGGCAAGGGCATAGACGCCGACCGCGTGCACCAGAAAGCGCTGGACCTGGGGCTCGTGGACCCCAACCAGCAGCTCACGAACGCCGAGAAGCTCGACCTCGTGTTCCTGCCGGGGCTTTCCACCAAGACCGAGGTGAGCGACCTCTCCGGCCGGGGCGTCGGCATGGACGTGGTGAAGAACAACATCGCCGGGCTGTCGGGCGTCATCCAGATCGATTCAAAGCCGGGCAAGGGAACGACCTTCTCGCTCACGCTGCCGATCACGCTCGCCATCATCAAGGCGCTGCTCGTGGAGTCCAGGGGACACACCTACGCCGTGCCGATCTACAGCGTGATCGAGTGCGTGCGCGTGCCCGCCGGCCGGGTGACGACGATCGAGCGGCGGGCGGTGTTTGAGCTGCGCGAGCGCAGCGTCCCGCTCATTGATCTCGGCAGCTACTTCCGGCACGAGGGCGAGCCGGCCACCGGGCCCTACGACTACGTGATCGTGGTGGGACTCGCCGAGCAGCGGCTCGGCATCCGGGTGGACACGCTCGCCGGGCAGCAGGACGTGGTGATCAAGCCGCTCGGCGACCTGCTGAAGAAGGCGCCGGGCATTGCCGGGGCGGCGGAGCTGGGCGGCCAGACGACCGTGCTCGTGCTGGACATAGGCCGGATACTCTCGGACGTGATGACGGGCGGGCACGGAGAGCGGGCCGCCTGA
- a CDS encoding response regulator produces MPIARILLAEDSPTTRSMVVSALELIGDIEVVPTSSGFEALKTLPRFKFDLIITDVNMPDINGLELVSFVKHNPMYRHIPVIIITSETGEKDEARGRALGAAEYVHKPLNPDTLQQVIRRYIRVD; encoded by the coding sequence ATGCCCATTGCCCGCATCCTGCTCGCCGAGGACTCCCCCACCACACGGTCCATGGTCGTGTCGGCGCTGGAACTGATCGGCGATATCGAGGTGGTGCCCACCTCCAGCGGGTTCGAGGCCCTGAAGACGCTGCCGCGCTTCAAGTTCGATCTCATCATCACCGACGTGAACATGCCCGACATCAACGGCCTCGAACTGGTGTCGTTCGTCAAGCACAACCCGATGTACCGGCACATCCCGGTCATCATCATCACCAGCGAGACCGGCGAGAAGGACGAGGCCCGCGGACGCGCCCTCGGCGCCGCCGAGTACGTCCACAAGCCGCTGAACCCGGACACCCTCCAGCAGGTGATCCGGCGCTACATCAGGGTGGACTGA
- a CDS encoding 3',5'-cyclic-nucleotide phosphodiesterase: MRVKICGCSGGETPETSLTGFVIDDTLALDAGSLCKALTLEEQCALDNVLITHTHLDHIKDLAFLADNIIGIKKTPLHIWGAEPVIRVLREHFMNDRIWPDFTKIPTADNPTLVYHQIEPEKPFEVAGYKVLAVPTKHPVPNTGYIVSNATGAFCFTGDTGVTERIWEVLNQTPKVLGLITEVSFPNMMTDLANLSGHLTPKMLFEQMGRLKNRNYTVYLSHNKPNFRELLHKEVAETGLQDYYFLTRGELLDLAP; the protein is encoded by the coding sequence ATGCGTGTGAAGATCTGCGGATGCTCCGGCGGCGAGACACCGGAAACCTCCCTGACGGGGTTTGTGATCGACGACACCCTGGCGCTGGACGCCGGTTCGCTGTGCAAGGCCCTCACGCTCGAAGAACAGTGCGCCCTCGACAACGTGCTCATCACGCACACGCACCTGGACCACATCAAGGACCTGGCGTTCCTCGCCGACAACATCATCGGGATCAAGAAGACGCCGCTCCACATCTGGGGAGCCGAGCCGGTCATCCGGGTGCTGCGCGAACACTTCATGAACGACCGGATCTGGCCGGACTTCACGAAGATCCCCACGGCCGACAACCCCACGCTCGTCTACCACCAGATCGAGCCGGAAAAGCCGTTCGAGGTGGCCGGTTACAAGGTGCTGGCCGTGCCGACGAAGCACCCCGTTCCGAATACCGGCTACATCGTCTCCAACGCCACGGGCGCGTTCTGCTTCACCGGGGACACCGGCGTCACCGAACGTATCTGGGAAGTGCTCAACCAGACGCCGAAGGTGCTGGGCCTCATCACGGAAGTGAGTTTCCCGAACATGATGACCGACCTGGCGAACCTGAGCGGCCACCTGACGCCGAAGATGCTGTTTGAGCAGATGGGGCGGCTCAAGAACCGCAACTACACGGTCTACCTGTCGCACAACAAGCCCAATTTCCGCGAACTGCTCCACAAGGAAGTGGCCGAGACGGGGCTCCAGGACTACTACTTCCTTACCCGCGGCGAGCTGCTCGACCTCGCTCCCTGA
- a CDS encoding bifunctional folylpolyglutamate synthase/dihydrofolate synthase, with amino-acid sequence MTLPREIRSAADFGSLEAGQTIRLGLERMRRLCEKLDHPERAFRAVHVAGTNGKGSICAAIHAVLAGAGAEPGLYTSPHLVSPLERVRIGRRDWTETELVSSVNEALSAVHGDTALSAEPPTVFELVTAAAFLALARAGVKLAVIEVGLGGRLDSTTVCHPEVCVISSIGLDHQQYLGPDILSIGREKAGIIREKAPVVTSAVQPEIQRLIHDTAMERLSPCYLGGRHFDYVSAGREGGSEARFDYLGINTRWPDLPLPLPGAHQFQNMAAACAALELLAARGVAGLAPETVRSGLASVRWPGRLEHVSTSPDLWLDGAHNPDAARVLAKFLETAAAGRRLHFIVGFRADKQQREFLEIIAPLAHRITATGAPGLMPADEAGRIAAAVHRNTVVEPELAKILAQLHWRKDATETAVVTGSLYLVGAAKAWLDLNMPGQRSPAA; translated from the coding sequence TTGACCCTGCCCAGGGAAATCCGCTCCGCCGCCGACTTCGGCAGCCTTGAGGCCGGGCAGACGATCCGTCTTGGCCTGGAGCGGATGCGCCGCCTCTGCGAAAAACTGGACCATCCCGAACGGGCGTTCCGCGCCGTCCACGTGGCCGGGACCAACGGCAAGGGCTCGATCTGCGCGGCGATCCATGCGGTGCTCGCCGGGGCGGGCGCGGAGCCGGGACTCTACACCTCGCCGCATCTGGTGAGCCCGCTGGAGCGTGTGCGGATAGGGCGGCGTGACTGGACCGAAACGGAACTCGTCTCGTCCGTCAACGAGGCGCTTTCGGCCGTTCACGGCGACACGGCCCTGTCGGCCGAGCCGCCCACGGTGTTTGAACTCGTTACGGCGGCGGCCTTTCTCGCGCTCGCCCGCGCCGGCGTGAAGCTGGCCGTGATCGAGGTGGGGCTCGGCGGCCGTCTCGATTCGACCACGGTCTGCCACCCGGAAGTGTGCGTCATCAGTTCCATCGGGCTCGACCACCAGCAGTATCTGGGGCCGGACATCCTCAGCATCGGGCGAGAGAAGGCGGGGATCATCCGGGAAAAGGCGCCGGTGGTCACGTCCGCCGTGCAGCCGGAAATCCAGCGGCTCATCCACGACACGGCGATGGAGCGGCTCTCGCCCTGCTATCTGGGCGGCCGCCACTTCGACTACGTTTCGGCCGGACGGGAAGGCGGCAGCGAGGCGCGGTTCGACTACCTCGGCATCAACACCCGCTGGCCGGACCTTCCGCTGCCGCTGCCGGGCGCGCACCAGTTCCAGAACATGGCCGCCGCCTGCGCGGCACTGGAACTGCTCGCCGCCCGCGGCGTGGCGGGCCTTGCGCCGGAGACGGTGCGCTCCGGACTTGCCTCCGTGCGCTGGCCGGGGCGGCTGGAGCATGTCTCCACCTCGCCCGACCTGTGGCTCGATGGCGCGCACAACCCGGACGCCGCCCGCGTCCTGGCGAAGTTTCTCGAAACGGCCGCCGCGGGCCGCCGCCTCCACTTCATCGTGGGCTTCCGGGCGGACAAGCAGCAGCGGGAGTTCCTGGAGATCATCGCCCCGCTGGCCCACCGGATCACCGCGACCGGCGCCCCGGGGCTCATGCCGGCGGACGAGGCGGGCCGGATCGCGGCGGCCGTTCACCGGAACACGGTCGTCGAGCCGGAACTTGCGAAAATCCTCGCCCAGCTTCACTGGCGGAAAGACGCCACCGAAACGGCCGTCGTCACGGGATCGCTCTATCTGGTGGGCGCGGCGAAGGCGTGGCTCGACCTCAACATGCCCGGCCAGCGTTCACCGGCCGCCTGA